In Sphaeramia orbicularis chromosome 5, fSphaOr1.1, whole genome shotgun sequence, a genomic segment contains:
- the rab44 gene encoding uncharacterized protein rab44: MSAKKKRMGSHRRSNQNKMDTESLHVEGSASAAELIQEEKSETDLLASPDCSQSETQHSPSSEMTGHRRKLGSSRSRKGRGHVKESFAESGHKPREEVEEDTKDNETLEINMSIETPRYRDLNNPSDGNSSLFSLPVPDVMDVLISRSENQQEAHNERETDSGLVSDFHKLEELESVDVSLTQESGDVTSENAHYVDLFTSHTSPAFSKSTHVEVSDNASSVYSLTEKQNRERDDADLVRQGKPLHAKPFRETEAAESSITSELSTKENVREHSNIECSVEQEIHLDEEQSELINLSQVEGAHQSEDDLTEREAEAAQMQDVQHVLVSSESVTNEAGGTSDTSSVKLTEQLELRWVYRDEDQVEDDIKPTAEQAVHHEMKDSRKESSLETPYTEMNAPLTSQDQNIFVRAEKQPDTDFHPIVSRRKLGSSRRSKGRQHVKDSAAESQNQNVEGDEENRDNETGGTTEMPSSDEVVMQEETVKTVLEGMDTSEAITDEVKNDAYLADISELIQFNVQSGPTVDQQLIDQSKPTEMAQEELHSVDSATDPQYKEKDEETEASTHDGDGDISNLESKSHVKSEDVEFLQIQEATVEKPSLREHIKVEYSVDQEILSLPQEEVNLNQDENEHFNLPEVVKAHQSTDVFNDKDTDATKIQDTHPVVVTSETETHESMDSSDISSIKLTDQDEICDTYQLTIKSTDDSSTQQDVSSPDNKNEQSIKHSMLETLDHKKDDYNTREPQISDLGSRDTEVGQVYDVQDQFEGDLKPTTEEVVHDELKEVPFDDVDRDSSLPTTHTEMNAPLASQHQDMLDKQPDTDFHPIVSRRKLGSSRRSKGRHHVKDSAAESQNQNVEGDEENADNKTGGTTEMPSSDEVVMQEETVETVLEGMDTSEAITDEVKDDAHLVDIPELIHLNVQSGPTVDQQLIDQSKSTEMAQEELHSVDSATDPQYKEKDEETEASTQVRDLYASNLESESHVKSEDVEVLLTQDVTAEKPSLSEHIESVLTEVDTSANASDEVKDAIDLVSIVNVESSPTAYQQLFEIENSADEEKMSLPLAEDAYLNESEIGGAHQSNTEATKIQDMPQVVVRSEPLTHEATHSFDTFSLNLSDTELGQVQKDEDQAEDDLKPATEDTVHHELKEAPSEDVDRDSSLPTVHTEINAPLASQHQDMLDKQPNTDFHPIVSRRKLGSSQRNKGKHHVKDSAAESQNQNNEEVQENRDNKTGGTTEMPSTDEVVMQEKTVETVLEGMDTSEAITDEVKDDAHLVDIPELIHLNVQSGPTVDQQLIDQSKSTEMAQEELCSVDSATDPQYKEKDEETEVSTPGGDLYASNLESESHVKSEDVEVLLTQDITAEKPSLSEHIESVLTEVDTSANASDKVKDTIDLVSIVNVESSPTAYQQLFEIENSADGEKTSLPLAEDAYLNESEIGGAHQSNTEATKIQDMPQVVVTSKPLTHEATHSFDTSTLNLSDTELGQVQKDEDQAEDDLKPATEDTVHHEQEKQSHMTSRRKFGSSRRIKQRQHVKDSAESLEEIKEDIRGNKDSHQTEVSEIRDNFPLAGTSEINNSSVQSSLPVEPQLADQTNTREMPHEDLHSVDSAPEGSTKREEETGTAKQDGNVQANNLVKESRIKSEEKVEITIENISFGENTTQESNVNEAFVSLQKDLTTNEQQNRLLSSSGLTVPQNLEDKVSEADEEIKTPLQNTQPEMHIQLSTQPLGNPQNIHPEQTQTSIETIEDGGTKKPAEVRENHKADAEGSMNVNVPGHDEFGLQHEAPAVKETHALDEFTHTELFPVPHSETKTVAQLDTFREENISAEASMEENSISEGGDECKDQGTPDQSGNLQIKPQQKRRKMGSTRRSQMKRKQEGENETEDGNFHTDIDVRDHEKTKVVEELPEMLMEKLNENEKPLQSETQKESSALEEEHKSQSNETIDLMAAVPLQVPPHGEAVVNPVMFANAASVSSSEKNEDVILNTSQPVDFTSAEIHIPSVVVESSSISMNQILSTNTENAGITSVYEMSQSTQNDDKIPESLRKKECEDSIEQKALKSAEFPTLEIVKEEAGGGNNNTLDNMREQNILHEGASNINTETKNESPDLNSTNRRRKMGSTRRSLGTRPKREDLSEKQADNTEDAETTVNAGDVMTQSICGIKEEELQLQTEHKDGVSDRGTDKGFETVDYSNTGDTCKTSVPQQLDDENPVSKGSLEDFDQLISDDLPEKPAASSNIDAMSDPAVGGRRRKMGSHRRSRGAQTPNQGEITDTQNGSDGRIVKDESVMKTAENKLDKITEVNESYTNPFSISTPSTSQTLSEKPSERVSPAQHLYPDVQLSQERQKKLSLGYARGANPSDDMYDVVMIGDSCVGKTSFMKRAQSGKFSLDLPASVGLDSCIWTVIVDGKTVVLHLWDTAGQERFHSLTRQTFHKAQAFLLMYDVSSPESFSAVSYWVNCIKEGAAEDVIVLLLGNKCDHTKRQVQIQQGENLAKEYNFDFMECSAATGENVIESLETVARLLSQKAVTTEETVVLLKESKPKNKSGCC, encoded by the exons AtgtctgcaaagaaaaaaaggatggGATCTCATCGCAggtcaaatcaaaataaaatggacactgAGTCACTCCACGTAGAGGGGAGTGCATCAGCAGCAGAACTAATACAAGAGGAAAAGAGTGAGACAGATTTATTGGCAAGTCCTGACTGCTCCCAATCTGAAACTCAGCATTCGCCGTCATCAGAAATGACAGGGCACAGGAGAAAACTTGGGTCTAGTCGTAGTAGAAAAGGAAGAGGGCATGTAAAGGAATCTTTTGCTGAGTCAGGTCACAAACCAAGAGAGGAAGTTGAGGAAGATACAAAGGATAATGAAACCCTCGAAATCAACATGTCAATAGAGACGCCAAGATACAGAGATTTAAATAACCCTAGTGATGGTAACAGCTCACTGTTTTCACTGCCTGTGCCTGATGTCATGGACGTTTTAATTTCCAGAAGTGAAAATCAGCAAGAAGCTCATAATGAAAGGGAGACTGACTCGGGGCTGGTGTCAGATTTTCACAAATTAGAGGAGCTGGAAAGTGTAGATGTATCTTTGACTCAAGAAAGTGGGGATGTTACCTCTGAAAATGCACATTATGTTGACCTCTTTACTTCCCATACAAGTCCTGCATTCAGCAAATCAACTCATGTGGAAGTGTCAGACAACGCCTCATCTGTCTATTctctaacagaaaaacaaaacagagaaagagATGACGCAGACCTGGTAAGGCAGGGCAAACCTTTACATGCCAAACCTTTCAGGGAGACAGAAGCTGCTGAGTCTTCTATCACATCAGAGTTAAGCACAAAAGAAAACGTCAGAGAACATTCTAACATTGAATGCAGTGTAGAACAAGAAATACATTTAGATGAGGAACAAAGTGAGCTTATTAACTTATCTCAAGTGGAAGGAGCTCATCAGTCAGAAGATGATTTAACTGAAAGAGAGGCTGAGGCAGCACAGATGCAGGATGTGCAGCATGTGCTTGTCTCATCTGAAAGTGTGACAAATGAGGCAGGGGGTACCTCTGACACCAGCTCTGTAAAATTAACCGAACAACTAGAGCTACGCTGGGTATACAGAGATGAAGACCAGGTAGAGGATGATATAAAACCCACTGCTGAACAAGCAGTTCATCATGAGATGAAAGATAGTAGGAAAGAATCCTCCTTAGAAACACCATACACAGAAATGAATGCACCTTTAACTTCCCAAGATCAGAATATTTTTGTCAGAGCAGAAAAACAACCTGATACTGACTTCCACCCCATTGTGAGCAGAAGAAAACTGGGGTCTAGTCGAAGAAGTAAAGGAAGACAGCATGTCAAGGACTCTGCTGCTGAGTCACAAAACCAAAATGTGGAGGGAGATGAAGAAAACAGAGATAATGAAACTGGTGGAACAACAGAAATGCCATCATCAGATGAAGTGGTGATGCAGGAAGAAACTGTGAAAACTGTTCTGGAGGGAATGGACACATCTGAAGCCATTACAGATGAAGTTAAAAATGATGCATACCTTGCTGACATCTCTGAGTTAATTCAATTTAATGTACAATCAGGTCCAACAGTAGATCAGCAGCTCATTGACCAGTCAAAGCCCACAGAGATGGCACAAGAAGAACTTCATAGTGTTGATTCTGCTACAGATCCACAATACAAGGAAAAAGATGAAGAGACTGAAGCTTCAACTCATGATGGAGATGGAGACATCAGCAATTTGGAGAGCAAATCCCATGTGAAATCAGAAGATGTAGAGTTTCTCCAAATTCAAGAAGCTACTGTGGAAAAACCAAGTCTTAGAGAACATATTAAAGTTGAATACAGTGTCGACCAAGAAATACTGTCATTACCACAGGAGGAAGTTAATTTAAACCAAGATGAAAATGAGCATTTTAACTTACCTGAGGTTGTAAAAGCTCATCAGTCAACAGATGTTTTTAATGATAAGGACACTGATGCAACAAAAATACAAGACACACATCCAGTAGTTGTCACATCTGAAACAGAGACACATGAAAGCATGGACAGTTCTGATATCAGCTCTATTAAATTAACAGACCAAGATGAAATCTGTGACACTTACCAGTTAACTATAAAAAGTACTGATGATTCTTCTACACAGCAAGATGTTTCAAGTCCTGATAACAAAAATGAGCAGTCTATAAAACACAGCATGTTGGAGACTTTGGATCACAAAAAAGATGACTACAACACCAGAGAACCACAGATCAGTGATTTAGGAAGTAGAGACACTGAAGTAGGTCAGGTATATGATGTTCAGGATCAGTTTGAGGGTGACCTAAAACCTACTACTGAAGAAGTGGTGCATGATGAGCTGAAAGAAGTCCCTTTTGATGATGTTGACAGAGATTCTTCTTTACCGACTACGCACACTGAAATGAATGCACCTTTGGCCTCCCAACATCAGGATATGTTAGATAAACAACCTGATACTGACTTTCACCCCATTGTGAGCAGAAGAAAACTGGGGTCTAGTCGAAGAAGTAAAGGAAGACACCATGTCAAAGACTCTGCTGCTGAGTCACAAAACCAAAATGTGGAGGGAGATGAAGAAAACGCAGATAATAAAACTGGTGGAACTACAGAAATGCCATCATCAGATGAGGTGGTGATGCAGGAAGAAACAGTGGAAACTGTTCTGGAGGGAATGGACACATCTGAAGCCATTACAGATGAAGTTAAAGATGATGCACACCTTGTTGACATCCCTGAGTTAATTCATTTGAATGTACAATCAGGTCCCACAGTAGATCAGCAGCTCATTGACCAGTCAAAGTCCACAGAGATGGCACAAGAAGAACTTCACAGTGTTGATTCTGCTACAGATCCACAATACAAGGAAAAAGATGAAGAGACTGAAGCTTCAACTCAGGTCAGAGATTTGTATGCCAGCAATTTGGAGAGCGAATCCCATGTGAAATCAGAAGATGTAGAGGTTCTCCTAACACAAGATGTTACTGCAGAAAAACCAAGTCTCAGTGAACATATTGAATCAGTCTTAACAGAAGTGGATACATCTGCAAATGCTAGTGATGAAGTCAAAGATGCCATAGATCTTGTTAGCATCGTAAATGTAGAATCAAGTCCCACAGCATATCAGCAGCTGTTTGAAATTGAAAACAGTGCTGATGAAGAAAAAATGTCATTACCATTAGCAGAGGACGCATATCTAAATGAATCTGAAATTGGAGGAGCTCACCAATCAAACACAGAGGcaacaaaaatacaagatatgcctCAAGTAGTTGTCAGATCTGAACCTTTGACACATGAAGCCACACACAGTTTTGATACCTTCTCTTTGAATTTATCAGACACTGAGCTAGGTCAGGTTCAGAAAGATGAAGACCAGGCAGAAGATGATCTAAAACCTGCTACTGAAGACACTGTTCATCATGAGCTGAAAGAAGCCCCTTCTGAAGATGTGGACAGAGATTCTTCTTTACCGACTGTGCACACTGAAATAAATGCACCTTTGGCCTCCCAACATCAGGATATGTTAGATAAACAACCTAATACTGACTTTCACCCCATTGTGAGCAGAAGAAAACTGGGGTCTAGTCaaagaaataaaggaaaacacCATGTCAAAGACTCTGCTGCTGAATCACAAAACCAAAATAATGAGGAGGTTCAAGAAAATAGAGATAATAAAACTGGTGGAACAACAGAAATGCCATCAACAGATGAGGTGGTGATGCAGGAAAAAACAGTGGAAACTGTTCTGGAGGGAATGGACACATCTGAAGCCATTACAGATGAAGTTAAAGATGATGCACACCTTGTTGACATCCCTGAGTTAATTCATTTGAATGTACAATCAGGTCCCACAGTAGATCAGCAGCTCATTGACCAGTCAAAGTCCACAGAGATGGCACAAGAAGAACTTTGCAGTGTTGATTCTGCTACAGATCCACAATACAAGGAAAAAGATGAAGAGACTGAAGTTTCAACTCCAGGCGGAGATTTGTATGCCAGCAATTTGGAGAGCGAATCCCATGTGAAATCAGAAGATGTAGAGGTTCTCCTAACACAGGACATTACTGCAGAAAAACCAAGTCTCAGTGAACATATTGAATCAGTCTTAACAGAAGTGGATACATCTGCAAATGCTAGTGATAAAGTCAAAGATACCATAGATCTTGTTAGCATCGTAAATGTAGAATCAAGTCCCACAGCATATCAGCAGCTGTTTGAAATTGAAAACAGTGCTGACGGAGAAAAAACGTCATTACCATTAGCAGAGGACGCATATCTAAATGAATCTGAAATTGGAGGAGCTCACCAATCAAACACAGAGGcaacaaaaatacaagatatgcccCAAGTAGTTGTCACATCTAAACCTTTGACACATGAAGCCACACACAGTTTTGATACCTCCACTTTGAATTTATCAGACACTGAGCTAGGTCAGGTTCAGAAAGATGAAGACCAGGCAGAAGATGATCTAAAACCTGCTACTGAAGACACTGTTCATCATGAGCAAGAAAAACAATCTCACATGACAAGCAGAAGAAAATTTGGGTCTAGTcgaagaataaaacaaagacagcATGTCAAGGACTCTGCTGAATCTTTAGAGGAGATCAAAGAGGACATCAGAGGTAATAAAGACTCTCATCAAACTGAAGTCAGTGAAATCAGAGATAACTTCCCTCTTGCTGGCACCTCTGAGATAAATAATTCAAGTGTACAATCAAGTCTCCCAGTAGAGCCACAACTAGCTGACCAGACAAATACTAGAGAGATGCCACATGAAGACCTTCATAGTGTTGATTCTGCACCAGAAGGAAGCACGAAAAGAGAAGAGGAGACTGGAACAGCAAAGCAGGATGGAAATGTACAGGCAAATAATTTGGTTAAGGAATCACGCATAAAATCAGAGGAAAAAGTAGAGATTACCATAGAAAATATCTCCTTTGGGGAAAACACCACACAAGAAAGTAATGTTAATGAAGCATTTGTATCATTACAAAAGGACTTGACCACAAATGAGCAACAAAACAGGTTGTTGAGCTCATCTGGGCTCACAGTTCCGCAAAATTTAGAAGATAAAGTTAGTGAAGCTGATGAAGAGATAAAAACTCCTTTACAAAACACACAGCCAGAAATGCATATACAACTTAGCACTCAACCTCTGGGAAATCCCCAGAATATACATCCAGAGCAAACCCAGACAAGTATAGAGACTATAGAAGATGGTGGAACAAAAAAACCAGCGGAAGTAAGAGAAAACCACAAAGCAGATGCAGAGGGTTCAATGAATGTGAATGTTCCTGGACATGATGAATTTGGACTCCAACATGAAGCTCCTGCAGTCAAAGAAACACATGCTTTAGATGAGTTCACACATACTGAACTGTTTCCTGTGCCACATAGTGAAACCAAAACGGTGGCTCAGCTTGACACATTTCGCGAGGAAAACATCAGCGCAGAAGCATCAATGGAAGAAAATTCTATCTCTGAGGGAGGGGATGAATGTAAAGACCAAGGAACCCCAGATCAGAGTGGAAATTTACAAATAAAACCCCaacagaagaggaggaagatgggGTCTACACGCAGGTCACAGATGAAGAGGAAACAAGAGGGAGAAAACGAAACAGAGGATGGAAACTTTCACACAGATATCGATGTAAGAGATCATGAAAAGACAAAAGTTGTGGAGGAGTTACCGGAGATGTTAATGGAaaagttaaatgaaaatgaaaaacctTTACAGAGTGAAACACAAAAGGAAAGCAGCGCCCTTGAAGAGGAGCATAAAAGTCAGAGTAATGAAACCATCGATTTAATGGCTGCCGTTCCTCTGCAGGTTCCACCCCATGGGGAGGCAGTTGTTAATCCTGTTATGTTTGCTAATGCAGCCAGTGTAAGCAGTTCTGAGAAGAATGAAGATGTCATTTTGAACACATCTCAACCTGTTGATTTCACAAGTGCTGAGATACATATACCCTCTGTGGTTGTTGAAAGCAGTAGCATTTCTATGAATCAGATCTTGTCTACAAATACTGAGAACGCTGGTATTACATCTGTTTATGAAATGTCACAGAGTacacaaaatgatgacaaaatacCAGAGAGCCTGAGAAAAAAAGAGTGTGAAGACAGTATTGAACAAAAGGCTTTGAAATCAGCAGAATTTCCCACTCTGGAAATAGTCAAAGAAGAAGCTGGAGGAGGGAATAATAATACATTAGATAATATGAGGGAGCAAAACATCTTGCATGAAGGAGCTTCCAACATAAATACTGAGACGAAGAATGAAAGTCCAGATCTGAATTCGACTAACAGAAGAAGAAAGATGGGCTCCACACGTAGGAGTCTAGGAACAAGACCTAAAAGAGAAGACCTGAGTGAAAAACAGGCAGATAATACTGAAGACGCTGAGACGACAGTAAATGCAGGCGATGTAATGACCCAAAGTATCTGTGGAATCAAAGAAGAGGAGCTTCAACTTCAGACAGAGCATAAAGATGGTGTCTCTGATCGGGGTACAGACAAAGGTTTTGAAACAGTGGATTACAGCAACACTGGTGACACTTGTAAAACATCTGTGCCTCAGCAGTTGGATGATGAAAATCCTGTTTCTAAAGGCTCACTGGAAGACTTCGATCAGCTAATTTCAGATGATCTCCCAGAAAAACCAGCTGCTTCATCCAACATTGATGCAATGTCTGATCCAGCAGTTGGtgggagaagaagaaaaatgggATCTCATCGGAGATCACGTGGGGCCCAAACCCCAAACCAGGGCGaaattacagatacacagaatGGAAGTGATGGCAGAATTGTCAAAGATGAAAGTGTAATGAAGACAGCAGAGAACAAGCTGGACAAAATAACTGAG gTTAATGAGAGTTACACAAATCCATTTTCCATCAGCACCCCAAGCACCTCTCAGACTCTGAG TGAAAAACCATCTGAACGAGTGAGTCCAGCCCAGCACCTTTATCCTGATGTACAGTTGAGTCAGGAGAGGCAAAAGAAGCTTTCTTTAG GTTATGCCAGAGGAGCGAACCCCAGTGACGACATGTACGATGTGGTCATGATTGGAGACAGCTGTGTGGGCAAGACCTCCTTTATGAAAAGGGCTCAAAGTGGGAAGTTTTCTTTAGATTTGCCAGCATCTGTTG GTCTTGATTCATGCATATGGACTGTGATAGTGGATGGAAAAACAGTGGTGCTACATTTATGGGACACAGCAGGTCAAGAAAG GTTTCACAGCCTCACAAGACAGACTTTCCATAAAGCCCAGGCATTTCTCCTGATGTATGACGTCTCCTCTCCTGAGAGCTTCTCTGCCGTCAGTTACTGGGTCAACTGTATTAAG